From the genome of Syngnathus acus chromosome 24, fSynAcu1.2, whole genome shotgun sequence, one region includes:
- the flrt2 gene encoding leucine-rich repeat transmembrane protein FLRT2: MEFLTGPWNKDWTSFVQFWLTVILSLQMQFSPGASCPEECRCDKSFVYCNERSLTSVPLGIQEGYNVLYLHNNQINNAGFPLELHNLASVETVFLYGNQLDEFPINLPKNTRVLHLQENNIQTISRAALAQLTRLEELHLDDNSISTVGVEEGAFREALSLKLLFLTKNHLSSVPIGLPEDLKELRLDENRIANIAEEAFQNVTRLQRLLLDGNLLTDEGIAPGTFQELVNLRELALARNSLTFPPPLLPSQSLVKLSLQENQIDQIPIAAFADLNRLEKLDISSNQLQTLTQGVFDSLSSLRHLIVRNNPWRCDCAVKWVVVWLKSLPSSINARGFVCQSPDWVRGMAIRELTLDIIECPVDTHQPPWPTLRSTPPPPPTTTPLTTMISTLITTSIPDYFDSPSPPVPPIYHHLPGPLPPYEDPLQISFHVVNSSNIEVSWASYFTVTAYKVTWVKRGQSQINEGMQERTVSGGERRISLTNLEPRSVYRICVHVLDIHNSYRPGEDTICSEARTKSALPTKSPGSGQTPKESINSTLLMAGIIGGAVLIILITLLSLFCWHMHRKSRSSSTKWKYNRGRRKDDYCEAGTKKDNSILEMTETSFQIVALNNEQLLKGDFRIQPIYTPNGGIGFRDCHLSNNSLAYCKSSNVPSTEFCHT, from the coding sequence ATGGAGTTTCTGACTGGACCCTGGAATAAGGATTGGACTTCATTCGTACAATTTTGGTTGACTGTAATTCTTAGCCTTCAAATGCAATTCAGCCCTGGTGCCTCTTGCCCAGAAGAGTGTCGTTGCGACAAATCATTTGTGTACTGCAACGAACGCAGCCTGACATCTGTGCCTCTTGGGATACAGGAGGGCTACAATGTACTTTACCTACATAACAACCAGATCAACAATGCTGGCTTTCCTTTGGAACTTCACAATCTGGCTTCTGTGGAGACTGTGTTTCTCTATGGCAACCAGCTGGATGAGTTTCCCATCAATCTGCCCAAAAACACCAGAGTACTGCATCTCCAAGAGAACAATATTCAAACAATCTCCAGGGCAGCCCTAGCACAGTTGACTCGATTAGAGGAGTTGCACCTTGATGACAACTCCATCTCCACAGTGGGGGTGGAAGAAGGGGCCTTTAGGGAGGCACTAAGCCTCaaactcctcttcctcaccaAGAACCACTTAAGCAGCGTTCCCATCGGTCTCCCGGAGGATTTGAAGGAGCTACGTTTGGATGAGAATCGAATCGCTAACATCGCAGAGGAGGCCTTCCAGAATGTGACGCGTCTACAGCGCCTCCTGCTGGACGGGAACCTGCTGACCGATGAAGGAATCGCGCCGGGCACCTTCCAGGAACTGGTCAATCTCCGAGAACTGGCACTGGCCCGTAACTCGCTCAccttccctcctccccttttaCCGAGCCAGTCGTTGGTCAAACTCAGCCTACAGGAGAACCAGATAGACCAGATCCCGATAGCTGCGTTTGCAGACTTAAATAGACTGGAAAAGCTGGATATTTCCAGCAACCAACTTCAGACTCTTACCCAGGGTGTATTTGACAGCCTGTCGAGCTTAAGGCATCTCATTGTGCGAAATAACCCGTGGCGCTGTGACTGTGCAGTGAAATGGGTGGTGGTGTGGCTCAAGTCATTGCCTTCCTCCATAAACGCCCGAGGCTTCGTGTGTCAGAGTCCCGACTGGGTGCGCGGCATGGCAATCCGTGAACTCACGTTGGATATTATCGAATGTCCAGTCGATACCCACCAACCGCCGTGGCCCACACTTCGTTCTACACCTCCCCCTCCGCCCACGACTACCCCTCTCACCACCATGATCTCCACTCTTATAACCACATCCATCCCCGACTACTTTGATTCGCCTTCTCCACCCGTTCCTCCAATCTATCACCATCTCCCCGGGCCTCTACCTCCTTACGAGGATCCCCTTCAGATTTCCTTCCATGTGGTTAACTCTTCGAATATAGAGGTGAGCTGGGCTTCGTATTTCACCGTCACGGCCTACAAAGTCACTTGGGTTAAACGGGGCCaaagccaaataaatgaaGGGATGCAGGAACGGACTGTGAGCGGGGGGGAACGGCGTATCAGCCTCACCAATTTGGAGCCCCGGTCTGTGTACCGGATCTGTGTACACGTTTTGGACATCCATAACTCCTACAGGCCCGGGGAGGATACGATATGCTCCGAGGCCAGGACCAAGTCAGCCTTGCCGACTAAATCTCCTGGTTCAGGTCAAACTCCAAAGGAGAGTATTAATTCCACATTGTTAATGGCTGGCATCATAGGCGGGGCAGTACTGATCATCTTAATAACACTACTCAGCCTGTTTTGTTGGCACATGCACCGGAAGAGCCGGTCATCTTCGACCAAGTGGAAATACAACCGAGGTCGTAGAAAAGATGACTACTGCGAAGCTGGAACCAAGAAGGATAACTCCATTCTTGAAATGACTGAAACCAGTTTCCAGATAGTGGCGCTAAACAACGAGCAGCTGCTCAAAGGAGATTTCCGTATTCAGCCTATCTATACACCCAATGGGGGGATTGGATTTAGAGACTGTCACCTCAGTAACAATAGCTTAGCCTACTGCAAGAGCAGCAACGTACCCAGTACGGAGTTTTGCCACACGTAA